From Rhodopseudomonas palustris:
GGTCGAGCCTGAAACTGATGCCGAGCAGCAGCCAGGGTAGACTGATTATCTCGCCGGTGGGCGACACAAAGGCCGCGGCGAGTCCGGGCAGTGCCGCCAGCGGCAGCAGCGAGGTCGGTCGCCGCAGCAGCAGACCGAGGAGCGCCAGCACCAGCGGGACCGCCGGGGCCAGCGGCAGCAGAACGCGGACGAACTCGGTCATGCTCATGCTCATGGGGCGTAGTTCCGCGTGACGATGAGCGTCGACCAGCCGAGCGGGCTGAACGGCATTCCAGCGAACACGCCGGCTGCCACCACCGCCGCCGCGGTCACCAGGCCGGGGCCGATCAGCCAGGCCGGACCTTCCCGGGAGGCGACCGCCGGCCGCGCATCGGCGGGCGGCGCTACGAACCAGGCGCGGTGCAGCAGCGGCAGGAAATAAGCGGCGTTGAGCAGGCTGGAGACGGCGAGCACCGCCAGCACCCAGTGCTGGCCTGCCTGCAGGCCGCCGATGCCGAGATACCATTTGCTGACGAAGCCGGCGAGCGGCGGCACGCCGATCATGCCGAGCGCCGCCACGCTGAACGCCGCCATGGTGAGCGGCATGCGCCGCCCGGCGCCGTCGAGATGCTCGATGCGAGTCGCGCCGATCCGCTCGGCGAGCGCGCCGGCGCAGAAGAACAGCGTGATCTTCATCAGCCCCTGGTGGACGAGATGGACCACGCCGCCGATGGTCGCGTAGGGACCGAACAATCCGGTGCCGAGCACGATGTAGGCGACCTGGCTTACCGTCGAGTAGGCGAGCCGGCGTTTGATGTCGTGCTGCTGCAGCGCGCGCAGCGAGCCGTAGACGATGGTCACCGAAGCGACGATCGCGAGCGGCAGTCCGACGCCGAGTTCGTTCACCAGCGCGACGCCGTAGACGTCGTACACCACACGGATGATGCCGAAGGCGCCGGCCTTCACCACCGCGACCGCATGCAGCAGCGCGCTGACCGGCGCCGGCGCTACCATGGCGCTCGGCAGCCAGCCATGCAGCGGCACCAGCGCGGCCTTGACGCCGAGCCCGGCCACCATCAGCACGAAGGCGCCGGTCAGCACGCCCGGATCGCCGGCGGCGAGGCTGCCGTGGCGCGCGAATTCGATCGGCCCAAGTCCGCCCTCGAGCAACAGGATGCCGGCGAGCAGCACTGCACTGCCGCTCATCGTGTAGATCAGATAGCGGCGCCCGGCCGCGAGCGAGGCGCCGTCGCCCTTGTGGACCACCAGCGGCCAGGTCGACAGCGTCAGCAATTCGTAGAACACGAAGAAGGTGATCAGCGAGCCGGACAGCGCCACGCCGGTGGTGGCGGCGACGCACAGGCTGAAGAAGCCGAAGAAGCGCGACAGATTCGGCCCGTCGCCGAGATAGCTGATGGCGTAGATCGTGGTCAGCAGCCAAAGGAAAGCGGACAGCGCCAGGAACAGCAGCGCGAGTGCGTCGACCCGGAGGATCAGCTGCAGCCCGGGCAGCAATGTGAGCGTCGCCTCGTAGGTTTTGCCTTCGGCGACGCCGATGATCATGACCGTGGCGAGGCCTAGCTTGCCGAGTGCCGCCACCAGATTGACGGCGGTGCGGGTGGTCTTGCTGGTCTCCGGCAGCATGAAGATGACGCCGGCGGCGAGCAGCGAGGTGGCGAGCGTCAGTATCGGCAACAGTGCGCTCATGACAGCCCCTCCGCGGCGGCGCCTGGACGGCCGATCTGCAGCAACTGATAGGGCCCGAGCGAGAGGAGTCCGAGCAGGATCGACAACGCCGCAAGGCCGAGCGCGATCGTCTGGCGGGAGCGGGCGACCACGACGAGATCGCCCGGCTGGTGTCGTTCGGCGAGCAGGTGGCTCAGCGGACGAAACAGATAGCCGGCGGCCAGCAGGCCGCCACCGATCATCACCACGGCCCACCACCATTGTCCGCTGGCAAAGGCGGCGCTGAGTAGCAGGTATTTTCCGGTGAAGCCGCCGCTCGGCGGCAGGCCCATCAGCGACACTGCAGCCAGTCCGAACGCGAAGGTCGCGATCGGCAGGTGCTGGCCGATGCCGTCGAGCCGCTCGATCTGGTCGTCGCCGATCGCCTCGACCATGGCGCCGGCGGCGAGGAACATCGCGCTTTTGGCGAGCGCGTGCGACATCGCGTGGAAGATGATGCCGGTCCAGGCGCCGGCGGTCCAAGGCTGTTGTTCCCCGGACCCGCCGGCGAGCGGAAATACCAGCAGCAGATAACCGAGCTGCGCCACCGTCGAATAGGCGATCACCAGTTTGAGGCGGTGCTGGCGCAGCGCGAGCAGCGATCCGATCAAAATCCCGGCGGCACCGAGCGCGCCAAGCCCTTGCGCTACGAACGGAGTTGCGATCGCCGGAGCGATTTCGAACCACAGCCGCAGCATGATGATGAAAGGCCCCTTGACGACCAGCGCCGACAGCAACGCGCTTGCCGGCGCCGGCGCCGAGGCATGCGCGGGCGGCAGCCAGCCGTGCAACGGGAATAGCGCGGCCTTCGCCATCAGCCCCGCCGTCATCAGCGCGACGGCGGTGAGCGTTGCGCCGTCCGTGCTGGCGGCTCCGGCGAGGAGGCGGATATCGAGCGTGCCGTGGACCAGATAGAGGATCGCCGTCCCCAGCAGATAGAGCAGTGAGCCGAGCAGGGCGAATAGCAGGTAGCGGATCGCCGCCGCGAGCGCCGCCGGCTTGCCGTCGAGCCCGACCAGCGCCACCGCCGTCACGGTCAGCAGTTCCAGCCCGACATAGAGATTGAACAGATCGCCCGATACCGCGATCGCGGCAAGCCCGCCGATCGTGCAGAACAGCAGCGGCCAGAACACGTAGCCGCGCCGGGTCTCGCTGCCGTCCGGCGCGGCGCCGAAGCCGGCGCGGGCAAACAGCATTACACCTGCGCTGACCAGTGCGATCACCAGCAGGAACGCGCAGCCGAGGCCGTCGAGCCGGAGCGCGATGCCGAGCGGCGGCTTCCAGCCGCCGACCGCGATCTCGATCACGCCATGGCGGGCGACCTGCGTGGTAGCGAGTGCTGCGACGGCAAGCCCGGCGAGCGCCGTCGGGATGGCGAGGCGGTGGGCGTGGCGGCCGAGGAGGGCGGCGATCAGCGCCGCCGCGAGCGGCAACACGACGCTGATCGCGGCCCACGGCACCGCCGGTGCAACGAGGTCAGCGAAGATCGCGGGCATCGCGGTTCTCCGCATTGCCCGGCGGGCGCGTCGTTGCCGTCTCATCGTGGAGCCGGATCGCAATGGCAACAGCGAGCGCCGTGCCGGCGAGGGCAACGACGATGCCGGTGATGATCATCGCTTGCGGCACCGGATCGACGGCAAGCGTCGGATGACGCGCCGCGAGGCTGCCGAAATAAAGGAAGACCCCGCTGCCGACCACGTTGAAGCCGAGGATGCGGCGGAGCAGGTCGGCGCCGGCGACAAGGCCGTACAGGCCGATGCCCACCAATGCAGCACCGCACAGGCCATAGAGCACCGGCGCCGTCATGCGGGGCGCCTCGGGCGTCCCATCACCAGTAGCGCCAGCGTGACCGCGATCGACAGCGTCAGCGCCGCCTCGATCGCGAGAATGATGGTTTTGGCCTGCGCCGCCGGGATCACCAGGAAGCCGCCGGTGAACAGGCCGGCGCTAGCGACCGCGAGGAACAGCAGCGGCCCGACCGCGACGGCGAGTCGCAGCCGCAGCCGCGATACGGGCGGCGCGTCGACCAGCCCCGCCATGATGGCGAGCATCCACACCGAAGCCAGCACGGTGCCGGCCTGGAACGCGCCGCCCGGCGCATCGGCCCCGATCCAGACCAGATACACGCCGATCATCAGGCCGACAGGCGGCAACAGCCGGCCAAACGAGGTAAGGACGCCGTCGATCCGAGCGTGCTCCTTCAAGCCGGGGCGCCCGCCCCAGAGCTGATCGGGGGTCAGCGACCACACGCCAACCAGCGCCGCGAACAGCACGACGGTTTCGAGCAGGGTGTCGTAGCCGCGGAAGTCGAGCAGAACGGCCGTCACCGAATTGCCAACGCCGGTCGCGGCCAGATTTTCGCCGACCGGTCCGCGCAGCCCGGCGATCGTGTCCGGCAGCAACAGCGACAGCAGGGCGAGCACGGCGGCGATGGCAGCACAGGGAAGCGCAGAACCGAAATGGCGCTTGTGGGGTGGTTGCGCCGGGGCTTCGCTGCGCTGCCCGAGAAGCCCGGCCGCCCGCAGCAGCAGCACGCCGCTCAAGCCTGCGCCGATGGCGGCCTCGGCAAGCGCGACGTCGACGGCGTCGAGCCGCACCCAGCCGATCGCAACAAACAGGCCGTAGACAATGAACAGCACGATGGCGGCGAACAGGTCGCGCGCCAGCACGGCGGCGAGCCCGACACCGATGAGGAGGAGGCATAGTACGAGGTCGAAGGCGAGCGGCGCCGTCACGGCCGACGATCCTGCGGCGGGCGCGCGACCAGGGCGGAGCGGGCGAAGAGCTGTGCGACGGTGGCGGCTGCGAGCATCGTCAGCAGCCAGACGAAGAGCATCTTCACCGCCTTCCATGCATCGGGCGCCTGCAGCAGGAGGGCCACCGTGATGAAGCCGAGGCCCAGATTGTCGGCCTTGGTCAGGGCGTGCAGCCGGCTGTGAACATCCGGAAAGCGCAGCAGGCCCACCGTGCCGGCGACGAAGAACACGATGCCGGCGGCGAGCAGGGCGATGGTCGCGGCATCGACAGCCGACCCCATGTCGAGACCCCAACTCATGGGGTTTCCTCCTCGGGATCGCCGGCGCCGTCGGGACTGGCCGCTTTGACGAAGGCTACCGCCGCGAAAGCGGCGAGCAGCGCCAGGACCAGCGCGACATCGAGGATCGCAGGGCTGCCGGCGGCTACCGACAACAGCAGCAGGATCGCTACGCCCGCCGTGGCGGCGAGTTGGGCACCCATCATGCGGTCGGGCCGGGTGGGTCCGCGCAGCACCCGTACCAGGCTCGCCGCAACGGTCAGCAACAGCGCGGCGGCCGTCATGAACAGCAGATCGGTCACGAAGGCGGCCTCCGCCGGTCGTCCAGCGGGAGGCCGAGGCCGGCACCGATCCGACGCTCCTCAGCGGCGATCGCCTCGTCATGCGGCTGGTCGAGGTCGAGGCAATGCACGTAGATCGCACGCCCGTCTTCGCCGGCTGCGAGTGTCCCGGGCATCAGGCTGAGTTCGCCGCCGAGCGCCGCGCGCGGCGCGCCAGAAGGCAGCCGTACCAAGTACGCGAGCCAACCGGGCGAGAGCGGCATGCGCGGATCGAATGCGCGGCGCGCCACGTCGATGCCGCCACGCAGCGATCCGGCCAGGAATCCTGGGACAAGACCGACCAGCGTTATGAGCCGGACCCGGTGTGCCGCCGGCGGCAACAGGCGCAGGCTCAGCATCGTTGCCGCTGCCACGGTCAGCAACCCGACCGGCCACGCCGCCGGATCGTTCGAGGTGAGCGCCACCCAGAGTGCACCCAGGAGCACGAAGCGTTTGAGGGCAATCATGAGATTGCCCCTGAGAGCGATCATGTCAGTCACCATGCGACATCGGGTCGCCGCCCCCATTGGGGGCGACACCCGGCCGTTTTGCGCCGAATGCCGTTATGCGAACGGGCCAAACGCACGGTTCCCTGGAAGGTTGCGCTTAGCAGATGTGGCAATGCGCCCGCTCCGGGGTCGTGGACGACCGACCGTGTCGGGCAAAGGAGTGCAGATGTTTGAGAGTATTCGTCGCAACATTCTCACCGGCTTGCTGACGATTGTGCCCCTCTGGATTACGGTGTTCGTAATTGGGTTCGTCCTGGGGCAAATCACCCACCTGGGACGTCCGCTGGTGCTCGGACTATCACGCGGTATTCAGCCCTACGCGCCCGATGCCGCCGACCTTCTCACGAGCGATTGGTTTCAGTCGCTGCTCGCGGTCGTCGTCGGCGGCGGATTGCTGTTTGCTGTTGGTGCGGCGACGAACGTCGTGGTCGGGTGCCGCTACATCCGGATGCTTGACCGCCTGATCAAGCGGGTGCCGCTGGTCAAGACGATCTACGGGGCGTCCCGCACGCTGATCGACACCGTACAACGGGGCCCACAGGGAGGAAACGGCCAACGGGTCGTGCTCATTCCATTTCCGAACCCGGATATGCGGACTGTCGGTTTTGTCACGGCTGTGTTCGAGGCGATCGATACTGGCGAAGAGCTCGCAGCAGTCTATGTACCGACCGCGCCTAATCCGACATCTGGCTATGTCGAGATCGTTCCGACCAAGCTATTGGTGTGGCTCGACTGGAGCGCCAACGATGCGATGGCCTTCATCGTCTCGGCCGGCACGATGACGCCGGGCGGAATCCGGATGAATCCCGATGCTGCCGCGATCCCGACAGAGGACACGGCAGCCAACGACCCGGTCGTGGAGCCCGCAGTGCCTCGCTGATCCCACCCAGGCTTTGGAGCCAACAAAAAGACAGCCTCTGCGGCGTCCTGACGCAACGCCCAGACCCGCGCCGTCGATGGTCGGGTGCCTGCTATACCTCGCATTCGAGAGATTCCATGATCGGAGCTCGGTCAATGAAAGTCGCGGTGTTCAACACAAAGCCATATGATCGGCAGTTTCTGACCGCGGCCAATGCCAAGGATGGGGACAGGCACGAACTGCATTTCCTTGAGCCGCGCCTGGGGCTGGATACGGCGCAATTGAGCGGCGATGCCGATGCGATCTGCGCGTTCGTCAACGACGGGCTCGACCGATCCGTCCTGGATAGGTTGAAGGCCAACGGCGTCCGACTTGTAGCGTTGCGTTGCGCCGGCTTTAACAATGTGGACCTGATGGCCGCCCGCGATTCTCGGGATCGCGGTGGGAGCACATGGTCGCGCTGATCCTTTCCCTCAACCGAAAGATCCATCGCGCCTACGCGCGGGTGCGCGAAGCCAATTTCGCTCTGGAAGGATTGCTCGGGTTCGATCTCAAAGGACGGAGCATCGGAATCGTCGGGACCGGAAATATCGGTCAGTGCGTCGCCGGCATCATGGCGGGATTCGGTTGTCGCGTGCTGGGTTTTGATCCTCAACACAATCCCGCCTTCGAGGCGCACGGAGGATGCTATTTGGGCTTGGAGGAGTTGCTGTCGAAGTCCGACGTCATCACATTCATTGCCCGCCGACTCCGACTACTCATCACATGATCGATGAGACCTCAATCGCTGCGATGAAAGCCGGGCGTCATGCTGATCAATCCCGGACGCCCGCGGGGGCGTCCCCCGAGATACTCGATCACGATCGGCCCTGTCGCGAAGATATAAGTATTAGAATCTATAAGATCATGGAACGATGTAAGTAATAGTCTGTAATTAGAGTAAGTAATACGTACATATGAAGTCAAAAATACGACTCGCGGCGGAGAATTCAAGTATTATTAAGTGAAGCGTGCGATCCATGATCCATGGCAAGCTCGCAAGCACAAGTCGCCCAGGATGCGGAGTTCACGCGGCGACTAGCCAAGATCCGCGCCCGTTTCATTTCGAAACTCGACGACACGATCAGATCCATCGACGACGCCTCCAAATCGATGTCGTGCGATCTGAAGGATTCGGCGGCCGTCGTCGCGCGGGCCTACCGACAAATTCACGATGTGTGCGGCATCGCATCGACCGTCGGCCTGATCGCGGCCGGATTGTCGGCGCGCGCGCTCGACAGCCTTCTGGTCGATCCGTTTCGCGCGCAGCGCGGGCTGACCGATGACGAACTCACGCAGTTGAAGGATGGCCTCACTGCGCTCCGGAGCGCCGCGCTCGCCGACATTTCACATGAGACAGTTCAGGAGTGAGTAGTTTGATACGATCCTCTGTACGCATTCTGCTCGCCGCGGGTCTGACCGCGACCGTCCTCTCCTCGGCGAGATCCGAGCCGAAGCCCGTCCTCGCCAATCGTCCGACGGCGGCGCGCGCGCAACCGCTGCCCCGCAATTTGGTGGCGGTCGTGCCCGAGGTGCGCGAAACGCCCGCCGATCCGCAATTGCTGAAGTCGGTTTCGGTCGGAGTGCTGTTCGCCAATGTCGGCTATCCAAACGGCTTCCGGTTTTCCAATCTCGGCGGCCGCCGCGAGATCTACATTCCGGTGCCGCAAGGCATCGAACTGAGTCTCTCTGCCCTGAACCTGGTCTTCGACGACGTCAGCGCCCATGACGCGCGCCGCAGCCTCGAAGTTCTGGTCAACGATCGATCGGTGTCGGCCGTCGCGCTCGACGGCAAGAGCAGTGCCCGTACCGTCCATGTGCCGCTGCTCGGCGCGGTGGCGCGCGACGGCTTTCTCAAGTTGTCGTTTCTGTATTCCGGCGCCGCAACGCAGGATCGTTGCATCGACGTTCGTTATGTCGGCGACAGCCTGACGATGCGACCGGAATCCGCGGTGGAGTTCGAGCTCGGCGTGAGCGGTGCGCCGAGTATCACCGCGACCGCGGCGCTGATGCCACAGAATGTCGCCATCCTGCTGTCGAGCCCGCGCCCGCCGCCGGTGGATGTCGCGGCCGCGTTGACGCTGGCGCGGTCGCTCAGCGCCAACGGCCGGCAGATCAGCTTCTATCACGGCGTCGAAAACCTGCCGCCGCTGGTGAAGCCCGACGACCGTCGTCAATGGATACGCGGCCTGATCGTCGTGGGCGGCCTCGATCGCATGGTCGGACACATAGATGCACCACTACCGACCTTGGCCAGCGCTACCGCAACGGCCCCGATCGAAAATACGCTCGCCGCCGGCAGGATCGGCGCCATTCCGATGCTGATGCTGACCGACGCCGCTTCCGCGCGCGCCGGCCGCTTGATCGGAAATCCCTCTCTCGCGGCGTTGCGTGACACGCCGTCCGCCTCGGTCGGGCACGTCACGTCGCCGAACGGCCCGACCGAACGCGTCAGTTTCGATGAACTCGGCCTGGTGCCGGCGAAGGCGGAAGTGTTCGGCCGTGCCGATCTCGCCGTCACCATCACCAACCGCATGCTGGCGGGCGGCACAAGGCCATCCCGGATTCTGCTCGATGTGATGGTTGCGCCGGACGGCGCCGGCGAAAAGGCCGTCGTGAGCGCGTTCGTCAATGAGCGACTGATCTCGAGTTCGGTCGCTTCGATCGGCGAGCCGACTCGGCTCGATTTGTCGCTACCCGAGGGCCTGGTCGGCGCGGTCGCGAACATTCGCGTGGTGGTCCAGCGTCGAAGCGCGCAGGGCGACTGCAGGTTCGAACCGCAAGGCTATCCGGCGGAAATCCTCGGCTCGAGTTCGGTGATCCTCTCGCCGACCGGCGCCGCCGCCCAGGACTTTTCCGACCTGTCGACGTTCTGGGCAAACGGCGTCGAAGTGCTGGTGCCCTCCACGACGGCGGTGAAGCCGCTCTCCGTTCTGCCTATGCTGGCGGATGTTCTGAACGGGCTGTCGCGCGAATCCGCGCCGATCGCCGTGCGATATGTCGACGCTGGCGCTGCACCGGCGCCGACGGCGTCCTTTATCGCGGTCAGCAATCTGGCGCCGGTCGGCGCCGAGCAACGGGTCAGCTTCGATCGCGGCAGGGTGGCGATCGTCGATCGCTCCGGCCGAACGCGACTCGATGTCGGCGGATTCACCACCGGCGCAGTGGCCCAGATCGTGACCGCAGGGGAGTTTCCGGGACTCTGGATCAAGCCCCTCGGCGCCGACAGCGCGCTTCCCGTCGCGCCAGCCGTCGACCTCGATCGCGGCGATGTGGCGTTTCTCGACAAAACCGGCGTCGCCTTGGCGATGTCGACGGAGCGCGACACCTTGCTGCGGGTGTCCTATCCCGATCAGCGATCCTGGCTGAATTCGTTCTCGCGCTTCCGGTCCTGGATCATCGGCGGGATCTGGGTTCTCGTCACGCTGGGCCTGTTGTTCATTCTGCAAAGAGTGTATCGGCGCCGCGCCCTCGCCGCGGACAAGTGAGGGACGGATGCAGCCGCTCTCGCCCTCGGATCTCGCCCTCGGTGACCTGCTTGTCGCCCGCCGCGTCCTCAGTCTGCAGCAACTCGACGAGGCAGTCGGCCTCGCCGAAGCGTGGCATGTCCGGCTCGGCGACGCGATCTTGTCACG
This genomic window contains:
- a CDS encoding cation:proton antiporter subunit C; this translates as MTAPVLYGLCGAALVGIGLYGLVAGADLLRRILGFNVVGSGVFLYFGSLAARHPTLAVDPVPQAMIITGIVVALAGTALAVAIAIRLHDETATTRPPGNAENRDARDLR
- a CDS encoding monovalent cation/H(+) antiporter subunit G, with the translated sequence MSWGLDMGSAVDAATIALLAAGIVFFVAGTVGLLRFPDVHSRLHALTKADNLGLGFITVALLLQAPDAWKAVKMLFVWLLTMLAAATVAQLFARSALVARPPQDRRP
- a CDS encoding cellulose biosynthesis cyclic di-GMP-binding regulatory protein BcsB translates to MIRSSVRILLAAGLTATVLSSARSEPKPVLANRPTAARAQPLPRNLVAVVPEVRETPADPQLLKSVSVGVLFANVGYPNGFRFSNLGGRREIYIPVPQGIELSLSALNLVFDDVSAHDARRSLEVLVNDRSVSAVALDGKSSARTVHVPLLGAVARDGFLKLSFLYSGAATQDRCIDVRYVGDSLTMRPESAVEFELGVSGAPSITATAALMPQNVAILLSSPRPPPVDVAAALTLARSLSANGRQISFYHGVENLPPLVKPDDRRQWIRGLIVVGGLDRMVGHIDAPLPTLASATATAPIENTLAAGRIGAIPMLMLTDAASARAGRLIGNPSLAALRDTPSASVGHVTSPNGPTERVSFDELGLVPAKAEVFGRADLAVTITNRMLAGGTRPSRILLDVMVAPDGAGEKAVVSAFVNERLISSSVASIGEPTRLDLSLPEGLVGAVANIRVVVQRRSAQGDCRFEPQGYPAEILGSSSVILSPTGAAAQDFSDLSTFWANGVEVLVPSTTAVKPLSVLPMLADVLNGLSRESAPIAVRYVDAGAAPAPTASFIAVSNLAPVGAEQRVSFDRGRVAIVDRSGRTRLDVGGFTTGAVAQIVTAGEFPGLWIKPLGADSALPVAPAVDLDRGDVAFLDKTGVALAMSTERDTLLRVSYPDQRSWLNSFSRFRSWIIGGIWVLVTLGLLFILQRVYRRRALAADK
- a CDS encoding Hpt domain-containing protein; this encodes MASSQAQVAQDAEFTRRLAKIRARFISKLDDTIRSIDDASKSMSCDLKDSAAVVARAYRQIHDVCGIASTVGLIAAGLSARALDSLLVDPFRAQRGLTDDELTQLKDGLTALRSAALADISHETVQE
- a CDS encoding complex I subunit 5 family protein, with the translated sequence MSALLPILTLATSLLAAGVIFMLPETSKTTRTAVNLVAALGKLGLATVMIIGVAEGKTYEATLTLLPGLQLILRVDALALLFLALSAFLWLLTTIYAISYLGDGPNLSRFFGFFSLCVAATTGVALSGSLITFFVFYELLTLSTWPLVVHKGDGASLAAGRRYLIYTMSGSAVLLAGILLLEGGLGPIEFARHGSLAAGDPGVLTGAFVLMVAGLGVKAALVPLHGWLPSAMVAPAPVSALLHAVAVVKAGAFGIIRVVYDVYGVALVNELGVGLPLAIVASVTIVYGSLRALQQHDIKRRLAYSTVSQVAYIVLGTGLFGPYATIGGVVHLVHQGLMKITLFFCAGALAERIGATRIEHLDGAGRRMPLTMAAFSVAALGMIGVPPLAGFVSKWYLGIGGLQAGQHWVLAVLAVSSLLNAAYFLPLLHRAWFVAPPADARPAVASREGPAWLIGPGLVTAAAVVAAGVFAGMPFSPLGWSTLIVTRNYAP
- a CDS encoding Na+/H+ antiporter subunit E translates to MVTDMIALRGNLMIALKRFVLLGALWVALTSNDPAAWPVGLLTVAAATMLSLRLLPPAAHRVRLITLVGLVPGFLAGSLRGGIDVARRAFDPRMPLSPGWLAYLVRLPSGAPRAALGGELSLMPGTLAAGEDGRAIYVHCLDLDQPHDEAIAAEERRIGAGLGLPLDDRRRPPS
- a CDS encoding hydrogenase subunit MbhD domain-containing protein, with the translated sequence MTAPLAFDLVLCLLLIGVGLAAVLARDLFAAIVLFIVYGLFVAIGWVRLDAVDVALAEAAIGAGLSGVLLLRAAGLLGQRSEAPAQPPHKRHFGSALPCAAIAAVLALLSLLLPDTIAGLRGPVGENLAATGVGNSVTAVLLDFRGYDTLLETVVLFAALVGVWSLTPDQLWGGRPGLKEHARIDGVLTSFGRLLPPVGLMIGVYLVWIGADAPGGAFQAGTVLASVWMLAIMAGLVDAPPVSRLRLRLAVAVGPLLFLAVASAGLFTGGFLVIPAAQAKTIILAIEAALTLSIAVTLALLVMGRPRRPA
- a CDS encoding DUF502 domain-containing protein, producing MFESIRRNILTGLLTIVPLWITVFVIGFVLGQITHLGRPLVLGLSRGIQPYAPDAADLLTSDWFQSLLAVVVGGGLLFAVGAATNVVVGCRYIRMLDRLIKRVPLVKTIYGASRTLIDTVQRGPQGGNGQRVVLIPFPNPDMRTVGFVTAVFEAIDTGEELAAVYVPTAPNPTSGYVEIVPTKLLVWLDWSANDAMAFIVSAGTMTPGGIRMNPDAAAIPTEDTAANDPVVEPAVPR
- a CDS encoding monovalent cation/H+ antiporter complex subunit F — encoded protein: MTDLLFMTAAALLLTVAASLVRVLRGPTRPDRMMGAQLAATAGVAILLLLSVAAGSPAILDVALVLALLAAFAAVAFVKAASPDGAGDPEEETP
- a CDS encoding NAD(P)-dependent oxidoreductase; this encodes MVALILSLNRKIHRAYARVREANFALEGLLGFDLKGRSIGIVGTGNIGQCVAGIMAGFGCRVLGFDPQHNPAFEAHGGCYLGLEELLSKSDVITFIARRLRLLIT
- a CDS encoding complex I subunit 5 family protein, giving the protein MPAIFADLVAPAVPWAAISVVLPLAAALIAALLGRHAHRLAIPTALAGLAVAALATTQVARHGVIEIAVGGWKPPLGIALRLDGLGCAFLLVIALVSAGVMLFARAGFGAAPDGSETRRGYVFWPLLFCTIGGLAAIAVSGDLFNLYVGLELLTVTAVALVGLDGKPAALAAAIRYLLFALLGSLLYLLGTAILYLVHGTLDIRLLAGAASTDGATLTAVALMTAGLMAKAALFPLHGWLPPAHASAPAPASALLSALVVKGPFIIMLRLWFEIAPAIATPFVAQGLGALGAAGILIGSLLALRQHRLKLVIAYSTVAQLGYLLLVFPLAGGSGEQQPWTAGAWTGIIFHAMSHALAKSAMFLAAGAMVEAIGDDQIERLDGIGQHLPIATFAFGLAAVSLMGLPPSGGFTGKYLLLSAAFASGQWWWAVVMIGGGLLAAGYLFRPLSHLLAERHQPGDLVVVARSRQTIALGLAALSILLGLLSLGPYQLLQIGRPGAAAEGLS